One genomic window of Corythoichthys intestinalis isolate RoL2023-P3 chromosome 18, ASM3026506v1, whole genome shotgun sequence includes the following:
- the LOC130906767 gene encoding transmembrane 4 L6 family member 5-like, protein MCTGTCSRCIAVTLYPLALISIICNIVLFFPDGDIKYAKDGHITEEVKYMGGLIAGGVMVLLPALYIHLTGKQGCCGNRCGMFLSIAFAAVGVAGALYSLCVAALGLKNGPLCKVVLVWTTPFKDSFALRRKINGSHESSY, encoded by the exons ATGTGCACCGGAACATGCTCTCGTTGCATTGCTGTGACTTTGTACCCACTGGCGCTCATATCCATTATTTGTAACATAGTATTGTTCTTTCCTGATGGGGACATCAAGTATGCTAAAGATGGACATATTACGGAGGAGGTGAAATACATGGGAGGACTTATCGCTGGGGGAGTAATG GTCTTGCTACCAGCACTTTATATCCATCTGACAGGTAAACAAGGATGCTGTGGAAATCGCTGTGGT ATGTTCTTATCTATTGCATTTGCTGCAGTGGGTGTGGCCGGCGCCTTGTACAGTTTGTGTGTGGCAGCACTTGGTTTGAAAAACGGCCCACTTTGTAAAGTCGTCCTGGTATGGACAACGCCTTTCAAagacag TTTTGCCCtaagaagaaaaataaatggcTCCCATGAATCCTCATACTAG
- the slc25a15b gene encoding solute carrier family 25 member 15b, with amino-acid sequence MAPHAVVQAIIDLSAGAIGGAACVFSGQPLDTAKVKMQTFPTLYRGFIHCITSTYKQVGIRGLYQGTSPALMANIAENSVLFMSYGFCQQVIRFTAGLQSDAVLSDMQKACAGSVASIFSSMVLCPTELVKCRLQAMYEMEASGKIARSQNSVWSVVKSILKNEGPQGFFQGLTTTIAREVPGYFCFFGAYEFCRSAFADYMKCEKDEIGVAPIVFSGGFGGACLWLVVYPMDCVKSRIQVMSMTGKQGGFFKTFITITRTEGFRALYSGLTPTMVRTFPANGALFLGYEVSRKIMMKQFDS; translated from the exons ATGGCACCTCATGCTGTGGTTCAGGCCATCATTGACCTCTCTGCTGGTGCTATAG GTGGCGCTGCATGTGTCTTCAGTGGACAACCTCTGGACACAGCAAAGGTCAAGATGCAGACCTTTCCCACACTCTACAGGGGTTTCATTCACTGCATCACTTCAACCTACAAACAAGTCGGGATACGAGGTCTCTACCAGGGAACCTCACCGGCTCTCATGGCCAACATTGCTGAGAATTCTGTGCTCTTCATGAGCTACGGCTTTTGCCAGCAGGTCATCCGCTTCACGGCGGGACTGCAAAGTGATGCCGTGCTGAG TGATATGCAGAAAGCGTGTGCCGGCTCGGTAGCATCCATCTTCTCTTCGATGGTCCTCTGCCCTACGGAGCTAGTCAAGTGTCGACTGCAAGCCATGTACGAAATGGAAGCGTCGGGCAAGATTGCGAGGAGTCAGAA CTCAGTGTGGTCTGTGGTGAAGTCCATCCTGAAGAACGAGGGTCCGCAGGGCTTCTTCCAGGGCTTGACTACAACCATCGCCAGAGAGGTCCCCGGCTACTTTTGCTTCTTTGGCGCCTACGAGTTTTGCCGCAGTGCCTTCGCGGATTACATGAAGTGTGAAAAAGACGAGATAG GGGTAGCTCCAATAGTATTCAGCGGAGGTTTCGGAGGGGCATGCCTGTGGCTGGTGGTCTACCCCATGGACTGTGTCAAGTCTCGGATCCAGGTCATGTCCATGACGGGCAAACAGGGTGGCTTTTTTAAAACCTTTATCACCATCACGCGCACGGAAG GTTTTAGAGCGCTCTACTCTGGTCTCACACCCACCATGGTCCGCACCTTTCCTGCTAACGGAGCACTTTTCTTGGGTTATGAGGTCAGCCGCAAAATTATGATGAAGCAGTTTGATAGCTGA